The Nodosilinea sp. FACHB-141 nucleotide sequence TTCAGGCACCTCTTCGACCTCTTCTGCATAGTGCACATCGTCTGAGACTGGCTGGGGAGAAACTGGGACAGGAGAAACAGTGCCCCCCAGTTGAGTCATCTGGAGAGCCAACTGCTGTATCTGAGCCTCTAATCGCTCTAACCGGTTTTTCTCTTGGGCAAAAAAACGCTGCTCTACGCTGAGCAGCTGGACCTCAAGGCTCTCAATTCGTTTGTCCGCTGATGTTTGACTAGGGTAAGAGTGATTACTCAGCAAAAGCTGGTGGAGAGCTTCTTTACAAAGGCCGCTAAAACTCAAGCCCGGTTGTCTATCTAGCTCAGCTTTCACAGCCGCTAATAGATATTGATCAAGCTCACTTTGGCGAAAAAGAACCAACTTTTTTGTCTGGCGTAACCACTTCAATACCATTACTCTTATCCTGAAACCATAGTGCCACCCACTGGTCAAAACCTCTTCCCAATCGACCGCAGAATTCGCTTTCCTAAACTATTCAAGCAAGCAGAATCAACCTTCAATTGGGAAGAGACTAGGCATGGCTAACGCCAAATCAAGAGACCTAAGCTGCCGTACGGGCCGCACGGGCCGACGCCATTTGGGCTTCCCCATAAATATACTGCCCTAGGGCGTTAGCTTGTCGGCTCGGCGTAGCGAGGTGAGCATTGATCTTGGCCTCTCTCAGCAAGCGCTGAATATCTTCCCAAAAGAATTCGCCACCACCACCGGTGAGAATGACATCTGTAACTCGCTCTGGCAACCAGGCCAACAATCGGTTGCACATCTCTCGCGAGAAATTCTCTTTGAGGTTGGGCAAAATATCATCTAAGTTAGTGGGCCGATTAGCTCCCCGCGGGCGGTAAAATCGTTGCCCTTGAGGCTGATTTACAGCCGCGATTAACGCTAAAGACTGACTATCAGCTCCCTCAATTTGGGCTGCCACCTGCTCATAAAACTGGCTCATGGCAAACGCTTCACTTCTCGAAACGCCACGAGCAAACCTAAAGTTATCGACCATGATGCAGTCGGTGGTTTGGTGCCCAATATCTACGATCGCGACCGGCAGCTTAGTAAAGTCAACGTTAATGTCTTTCTTCTCTTGCACCTCATTCCACAGAATGCTGCCATACCCCTCGGGCATGACCCAAACCTTGTTGATGTTAATAGTAATCGGTTCACCCCGATAGCTCATCACATGCGGCCCCAGCAGCAAGCTCATCAGCTGCTCTTTCTCGCGCTCAAACTGATCTTGGGAATGATAAGGCAGCCCCAGAACTACCGAAGTTTCATCTCGCATCTGAAAGTAACCGACACAGGCCAAAACCTTGACCAAAGCATCGTTGACTTTAGATTGGCCTACCCCTAAATTAGCGCCAAAATCTTCTGCCAGCTGTCCCATGGCATAGCCGCTACCCTGGTAAACCATCCAAATGTCAGATAGAGGATCCGTTGCACGGGCCTCGAATGCGCCTCCCTGCACTTGTTCTATCGACAGATGTTTGACATTCGCCGGAATGAAGACAACACCACTAGGATCGCGGCTGATAGAAGTTTTTGTAGAAGTTCGCCCCAAATCGACACTGAGAATAGATTTGGACGACACAATGTTTTCCTTAGGTGCTGCGGCATCGCCTGTAGTTCTCACTGGCGAAGTCTGGTTCATCGGTATAGAAGCAGCTTGTGACATGGTCATTGATTCTGAACCCTTTATCGAGCATCACAAAAACCACCAACCTCATACCCCCGCAGCAAAGCTAAGTCAAAGACCTCTAGGGGCTTTGACGGGGATCGGGTTTTAGACTTGATGGCTAACTGTCCAAGACTCCTAAATCGAAGAAGTGTTCCAGAAAAAGTTTTTCTTTTAAAAGCTGCACTTTAGTATTACAATGCCGAGCATTTAAATAGCTTTGTAGATAACCTACCTGTCAGTAATCTCTGTCCTCGACAGGTCAAAAAGATCACAGAGATTCTTCATCAAAGCCTATAACTCTTACGTTCTATGCCTATTTGCTCCGTCTTTGCAAACATCTATCTGATGGCAGAATAAGCAAAGCTGATGATTCCAGCCCATACCTTATATGCATTAATCAGTTCATGGTATCAATAAACCTCAATTTATTTTAGGTTTGAATGGGCTTGGGCCAGGTATTTTCTCCCGATCAAAAAGAGTCCCGGTTAATTGCATTAGCCGGGACTCTTTTTGTTTACCTCAAAGCAACCCGTGTTGGGTCTGCTTTAGCGGATTAGTAGTCGAAGTCGCCGCCCATGCCAGCGCCAGCGCCAGCGGCAGGAGCCTTAGGCTCAGGCTTGTCGACCACAATGCACTCGGTGGTTAGCACCATCGAGGCGATGGAGGCCGCGTTCTGCAGGCCAGAGCGAGTCACCTTGGCGGGGTCCACAATGCCAGCCTCGAACATATCGACAAACTGGTTGTTGGCCGCGTCATAGCCGATGTTGAAGTCTTTCTCCTTCACCTGCTCAACGATGACGGCACCGTTGAAGCCCGCGTTCTCAGCGATGCGGCTAAGGGGGGCGGTGAGGGCGCGAGTGACGATTTGGGCACCCAGCAGCTCTTCGCCGCTGAGGTTGTCGCTGGCCCAGGCTTCGAGCTGGGGTGCCAGGTGAGCCAGGGTGGTACCGCCGCCAGGGACGATGCCCTCTTCCACCGCTGCCTTGGTGGCGTTGATGGCGTCTTCGAGGCGCAGCTTGCGGTCCTTCATCTCGGTTTCGGTGGCAGCACCGACCTTGATTACGGCCACACCGCCAGAGAGCTTAGCCAGGCGCTCTTGCAGCTTCTCTTTGTCGTAGGTCGACTCGGTCTCGTCAATCTGACGACGGATCTGCTCGCAGCGAGCTTTGACCTGCTGCTCATTGCCTTCAGCCACAACGGTGGTGGTGTCTTTGGTGATGGTGATGCGACGGGCGCTGCCCAGCATATCCACTTTCACGTTGTCGAGCTTGAGGCCAGTGTCCTCAGAGATCACCTGACCGCCAGTGAGCACGGCGATATCTTCGAGCATGGCCTTACGGCGATCGCCGAACCCAGGCGCTTTCACAGCGGCCACGTTCAGCACACCGCGCATGCGGTTCACCACCAGAGTAGCCAGTGCCTCTTTCTCAATATCTTCGGCGATGATCATCAGGGGCTTGCCGGAGCGAGCGACTTGCTCCAGCACGGGCACCAGATCCTGTACCAGGGCAATTTTCTTGTCGGTGATCAAGATGTAGGGCTCATCCAGCACCGCTTCCATGCGCTCGGTGTCGGTGACGAAGTAGGGTGACAGGTAACCCTTGTCGAAGCGCATACCCTCGGTGACCTCCAGTTCGGTAGTCATCGACTTGCCTTCTTCGAGGGAGATGACGCCTTCGCGACCGACTTTATCCATGGCGTTGGCAATCATTTGGCCAACTTCGTCGTCATTGCCGGCGGAGATGGCACCGACCTGGGCGATCGACTTGGAGTCGCCAACGGGACGGGCGTGCTCAGCAATTTTCTCAACCAGGAAGGCGGTGGCTTTGTCGATGCCGCGCTTCAGCGAGATCGCGTTGGCTCCAGCGGCGACGTTGCGCAGGCCTTCTTTAACGATCGCATGACCCAGCACCGTAGCGGTGGTGGTGCCGTCGCCAGCAGCGTCATTGGTCTTGCTTGCAGCCTGGCGCAGCAGAGAGACGGCGGTATTTTCAATATGGTCGTCTAGCTCAATTTCTTTAGCAATGGTGATGCCGTCGTTGATGATTTGAGGTGCGCCGTACTTTTTCTCTAGCACCACGTTGCGGCCTTTGGGGCCGAGGGTAACGGCCACGGCTTCAGCCAAAATGTCGAAGCCACGCTCTAGAGCGCGACGGGCATCTTCGTTGTAGGTGATCGTTTTAGCCATCGGTAAATAATCCTCTCAACAAAAGGTGAATTGTTGAACTAACTGCGTTTAGTTGACGTTTGTAGGGTGTGTTACGGCTTTGCCTAACGCACCGGGCTCGCTTTGAAGGGCTGTTTCGAGTGGATGAGACATCTCCTTAAGCGCTCTCTGAGTGGTGCATTGCTTCGCGAATGCACCCTACGGTTGGGCGGCGATCGCATCGGTTAACGGCGGGCGGTGCCCACCCTACCTGGCCAAAATCGCCAATCAAAAATAGGCCTAGCCAAGGGCAGCTAGAATATCAGACTCGCGCAGCAGCACGTAGTCATCGGTGCCGAGCTTGATGTCAGTGCCGGCGTACTTGGAGTAGAGCACCTTGTCGCCGACTTTGACTTCCACAGGCTGGAACGAGCCATTGTCATCGCGCTTGCCGGGGCCGACCTGCACCACTTCACCCACCTGGGGCTTTTCTTTAGCGGTGTCGGGCAGCAAAATGCCGCCAGCAGTTTTTTCTTCAGCTTCGCTGACCTTGACCAAAATGCGATCGCCCAGAGGCTTCACAGTAGACACACTCAGGGTGACTGCGGCCATAACGTACCTCCAAAGGTTTGCTTAATGAATGTTGAATCGGACAGGACGCGTTAGCACTCTCGCATCCTGAGTGCTAATTTAGCCGCCAGAAAGTTATCTCGGCAATTCTCTGGGAGGTGTGGTTTGCCGTACTTGGGTGGGAGGGTGGATGGGTAGGTGGGTAGGCGGGTGGATGAGTAGGGGGTGCATGGAAATGCAGTGCAGGTTCAGAGACTACGAGGCTTAACTTCTTGCTTACTCATCCACCCATCCACCCATCCACCCGCCTACTCTCCCACTTCCCCACTCCCCACTCACCCCTGCCACTCCCCAAACACAATCGACTGCGCTGCTTTCCCAATTCGCCCTAGGTCTTCGTCGAGCAGCGGTGGCCACACAACGCCAGCCTTTTGCCCCTGGGCGTAGAGCTGGCGGCTTTCGTAGGAGAGGATGAAAAGGGCCTGGGTGAGGGTGCGATCGAGGGTGGGTTCGTTCTTTAGGCCTTCAAACAGCGCCTTGAGGGCGAGCAGCAGAGAGGTGACCTGCCCAGGCACGGGCGGTTTGCCCTGGCGCAGGCAAGCGATAAAGGTATCGGGCAGGTCTTCGCGGGTGCCAAGGGTTTGGCGGACGACAAATTCGCGAGAGGTTTCAAAATCCATAGGGTAACGGTAGCTGAATTAGGGTGATTGAGCCCCGCGTGTGCTGATGGTTGCGCTTGAATCAAGGCTAAGTTTACCGCCTGGTCGGATTTCAGCAGCATGGAACTGTAGAACGGTGCCTCTTCTTCAATTGATAAGGCGTCACAGTATGCGGGCAAGCTGAGCATAACTGGCGTCGTCCGTCGTTAACCCAAACCTATGCAGGTGAGTATGACCATCCCTTCTCCACTGGCAGCTCCTTTAGCGGTTCCTTTTGTCGATTTGACCTGGCAGCATGGGCCGTTGCAGGAGACCATTCAGGGGGTAATTAACGCCGTTATCACCCAGGGAGACTTTGTGCTGGGCCAGGCATTAGCTGACTTTGAGGCGAACTTTGCCTTGGCCTGCGGCACGCAGTTTGGGGTAGGGGTCGGCTGCGGCACCGATGCGATCGCCCTCGGTCTGATCGCCTGTGGTGTTGCCTCCGGCGACGAGGTGATCTTGCCCGCTAATACCTTTGTGGCGACGCTGATGGGGGTGCTGCGGTCAGGGGCGACGCCCGTCTTTGTGGACTGCGATCGCACCACTGCCTTAATGGATCTCGATGCTGCTGAGCGGGCCATCACCCCCCGCACTCGCGCCATTTTGCCCGTACACCTCTATGGCCAAATGGTTTCGCCGCAGGGACTTCTGGATCTGGCCCACCGTCACCAGCTGATTATCTTTGAAGATGCGGCCCAAGCTCACCTAGCCCAACGCGAGGGCTACACCGCCGGTTCCATCGGCCTGGGGGCTGCCTTTAGCTTTTATCCCAGCAAGAACCTTGGCGCGTTGGGTGACGGGGGCATGTTTGTCACAGGCGACGGGCTGGTTGCCGGGACGGCGCGATCGCTGCGCAACTATGGCGCCACCAGCAAGTACTACCACACCGAACCCCAGGGTACCAACAGCCGCCTCGATACCATGCAAGCCGCTGTGCTCAACGTTAAACTCCCCTATTTACCGGGGTGGAATCAGGCTCGCTATGCGATCGCCCAGCACTACGATCGCCGCCTTGCCCCCCTGGTTGAGCACGGCATCCTCCCCATGCACAACGATGCTGGCCCCGGCCATATCTACCACCTCTACGTGGTGCGCATCACCGACACCTGCCCCAGCGATCGCGCCCATCTTCAAGCCCAACTCGCCAATGCTGGCATTCAAACCGGCATCCACTACCCCATCCCCTGCCACCTGCAACCCGCCTTTAGCGCCCTCGGCTACGGTCCCGGCAGCTTTCCCCAGGCCGAAGCCCTCAGCCAAGAGATTCTCTCCTTACCCATGTATCCCGGCATGACTTTCGAACAGGTCGATTACGTCGTAGACGCTATGGTTGAAGCAGTAACCGCCGCTAAGTCTGTCGGTGTTTTGCAAGCCGTGAGTGGGTAGGGAGTAAGTGGGTAGGGGTTAAGCAAGTTTTAGCAGCACACAGATTAGCCCTACCCCTCACCCCTCATCCGCCCGCCCCTCGCCCGCCCACCCCCTAACTCCCCCACTCCCCATGCCCTCCCTCCGCCGCTACCTCACCCCCCCTTGGGCGATCGCCGCGCTCCTAGCAATCCTCTACGGGCCGCTGCTGCTGCACTGGGTCGATGGCTGGCTGAACAAGTCCATCAGCATTCAGCACGAGTACTTTAGCCACGGGCTGTTGGGGCTGCCCTTTGCTGCCTACATCGCTTGGGGAAAGCGCCAGGCCTGGGGCGAATTGCCAAATCGCTGCCATCCCCTGGGTCTGAGTTTGGTGGGGTTAGCGGGTCTGATGTATCTCACCCGCCTGCCTGACTGGATGAATCTATCGCTGCCGATCATGCTGGTGGGGCTGTGCCTGAGTCTAAAAGCCGTCGAGGGGCTGCGGCTGCAGGCGATTTCTCTCATCTTGGTAGCGCTAGCAACGCCCAACCAGCTGCCTTACTTGATTGAGCCCTACGTTTTGCCCTTGCAGCGTTTGATTGCGTTGGTGGCGGGGTTCTTGCTGGTGCAGCTTGGCATTCCGGTGACGGTCGAGAATATTTATCTGTTCGTGAACGGCCAAACCGTGGAGGTTGCTCCCCATTGCGCCGGGCTCAAAATGCTGTTTACCGGCCTCTACGTCGCTCTGATGCTGGCCTATTGGACTGGGGCCTATACGTCGCGGCTGAGAACAGCTCTTTTCTTTAGCGGCACAGTAGCCATCAGCGTGGTGGGCAACATTCTCCGCAATGCGTTTTTGAGCTACTTCCACGGTACGGGGCGCGATGGCGCTTTTGATTGGCTGCACGAGAGTTGGGGCGGCGACCTCTACTCGGCTCTGATGCTACTCACCATCATCCTGTTGCTGCGACTTATTCAGGAGCGGGTGCCCGATCGCCTCAATTTGGCGGTGCAGTCGCCGTCATCGTCGGTGTAGGTCTGTTGTTTGTAAAATGCGATCGCTCCTATGACCCCTCAGCCTTCGTCTGCTAGCCTGCTCCCCAGCCGCTGGGTCAACTTAGTTTTGGTGGTTGTGCTTACCGCTCTGGCGGGGATGGCGATTGTGCCTGCCTACCTGAGCGGGCAGTGGCCCTGGGCCAACAGCCCCCAAGTCGCCCAAATCGATCAGCTGCGCGCCTTGCAAAAAGAAGGCCTGACCTTGCCCGGCTGGCAGCAAACCACCGTCGAGCCCGTCCCCATCAACCGCCAAACCTGGACCCTGGTAGAGTATCGGGCAGATTCCCCTGAGGCCCAGTCAGCTCCGGTGCAGCAGTTTGCGGTGTTGCTGTACCCCCAGCCCTGGCACAGCAACCAGCCTCAGCTGGAGTGGATCGATCTGGCCGGGGCGCAAAAATGGCGCATTGAGTCGCGGCGCAGGCTCAAGGTTACCTCTCCTCAGACTGGGCCGGTGGAGGCCAGGTTTTTTCGGGCCTGGGGCGATCGCCAGAGCTTTGCGATCGTGCAGTGGTATGCCCTGCCCAGCGGTGGCCATCCGTCGCCCAGCCACTGGTTTTGGGCAAACCAATGGTCCCAGCTCACCCAACACCGACTCACTCCCTGGGTGGCGGTGAGTTTGCTGCTGCCCATGGAGCCTCTAGGCACGATAGATGCCTATCAACCCCTGGCTGAAACCTTAACTGGACTCATTCAGCAACAGATCACCGCTGCGACCTTTAAATGAAAAAATGCCTGCCCCGAGTACCAGGGCAGGCAACCATAGTGAGTAGATTGGGCTTGAGCGACCCAGATAGCTTGGCACCCTAGACTTCGGGCAACGATGCTTGCGGATTAACAGGAGTATGTTGAGCATACGGGTGACCACAGGTGTTGCATCGCTGCTGGTTGAAGCTGGCAGAGCCATAGCGCTCTCGACTATCTTGAGAAACGGCTGTGTAGCCTTTGCCGTGAGGGCACTTGAGAAAGACCGGGCTATAGGAGCTGTTGTCTTCAGGAAATAAGCTGATCTTTTCGGTGAGATACTCGCTTAAGTAAGTGCGTTGGGCAGCTGTAGGTAAATCGTTTTCTTCTACATCGGTATAAAAGTAGTCGATAAACTCTAGCCATTCAATCAGCTGGTCATCCTCTTCAGCACGGCTCCAAATCTTGCAAATTTGTGCCACCTGCTGATCAGAGTCCATATCAGAGTTTGTGATCAACAGATAATAGTTCCACACCTGAGCTTTTTGGTCTGGGCTCAGATTAGAAAGAAATTGTTGATCTAGAGTGGGAGTTTTCATGGTGTTTGATTGAACGCTCCACGTTCTTTATGATGTTGCTTGACACAATCGAGGCACCAGACCACTTAACGCTACTGTTCATTAAGTAAGGAAACAACCCCTTGATGGTGAATATCAGGTGAATTAAACCAATTAAAGTGGTCTAGCCTCTTTAAAGCAGCAGTATCTAATAAAATTTGCTGGCGCCTCCTTCATACAACTCGAGAAATACTTTGCGCAGTCGTTCTAGAGCACGCGATTCACGTTTTCTCAGCGCTTGAGCGGAGGGCACAACGACATCCTCAGACGCTGCCATGTATTTGTAATGCTGGCGGATTTGCTCGTAGGTTTTACGGTAAAGAAACTTCATGCGAATGAGTTCCTGATCGTCTTTAGAAAGTCGGTTTAGGGCAACTTCTAAATACTCCAGCTGCTCAATCAGCTCAGACTCCATCAGCGGGTTTTTAGGATGCTGCGCTAGCTGCGTTGCCATGGCAACTTTGCGTTCATCCTTAATTGTGGTGTCGACCTTGCCCCTGAGAATATTTAGGCAGACCTGACGCAGCCAAACCTCTGGCTTTTTTATCGGTTGGTCATGCTTGAGAATATACTCAACTCCCCGTTTAATTCCCTCAATCACCACATCGTCTAGATCAATGTTGGCAATGTGCCACTGTCGGGCAAAGCGAATTAGAAATTTGTACAGTGCGGTGCCCTTAAACTCGTCGGGCATGAGCAAATAGCTCACGGCCGTAACAAACTCCTGCACCAAGTCATAGCTAGGCCCATGGTTAGCGGGCTGCTTTGGGGGGGTATTGGTGGCGTTGGTCATTGCCAGAGTCCTCGTAGGGTGAGCGGGGGGCTAACGGAGAAAAACAGATACCAGTCAGGGTTGATCAGCTTTAAGTCGGTAGTTCGCTCCAGAGGAAAATCGGGGCATTTGGTCAGTTCACTCAGATCGGTTTGAGCATTTGGGCGATCGACGTGGGGCTGTAGCTTTGTTTGAAAAAGCGTTTTGAGGTTGTCTAGCACCCGCCGCGTAAATC carries:
- a CDS encoding plasmid segregation centromere-binding protein ParR translates to MTSGWHYGFRIRVMVLKWLRQTKKLVLFRQSELDQYLLAAVKAELDRQPGLSFSGLCKEALHQLLLSNHSYPSQTSADKRIESLEVQLLSVEQRFFAQEKNRLERLEAQIQQLALQMTQLGGTVSPVPVSPQPVSDDVHYAEEVEEVPEDPVLARLSGLIDDF
- a CDS encoding ParM/StbA family protein yields the protein MTMSQAASIPMNQTSPVRTTGDAAAPKENIVSSKSILSVDLGRTSTKTSISRDPSGVVFIPANVKHLSIEQVQGGAFEARATDPLSDIWMVYQGSGYAMGQLAEDFGANLGVGQSKVNDALVKVLACVGYFQMRDETSVVLGLPYHSQDQFEREKEQLMSLLLGPHVMSYRGEPITININKVWVMPEGYGSILWNEVQEKKDINVDFTKLPVAIVDIGHQTTDCIMVDNFRFARGVSRSEAFAMSQFYEQVAAQIEGADSQSLALIAAVNQPQGQRFYRPRGANRPTNLDDILPNLKENFSREMCNRLLAWLPERVTDVILTGGGGEFFWEDIQRLLREAKINAHLATPSRQANALGQYIYGEAQMASARAARTAA
- the groL gene encoding chaperonin GroEL (60 kDa chaperone family; promotes refolding of misfolded polypeptides especially under stressful conditions; forms two stacked rings of heptamers to form a barrel-shaped 14mer; ends can be capped by GroES; misfolded proteins enter the barrel where they are refolded when GroES binds) — protein: MAKTITYNEDARRALERGFDILAEAVAVTLGPKGRNVVLEKKYGAPQIINDGITIAKEIELDDHIENTAVSLLRQAASKTNDAAGDGTTTATVLGHAIVKEGLRNVAAGANAISLKRGIDKATAFLVEKIAEHARPVGDSKSIAQVGAISAGNDDEVGQMIANAMDKVGREGVISLEEGKSMTTELEVTEGMRFDKGYLSPYFVTDTERMEAVLDEPYILITDKKIALVQDLVPVLEQVARSGKPLMIIAEDIEKEALATLVVNRMRGVLNVAAVKAPGFGDRRKAMLEDIAVLTGGQVISEDTGLKLDNVKVDMLGSARRITITKDTTTVVAEGNEQQVKARCEQIRRQIDETESTYDKEKLQERLAKLSGGVAVIKVGAATETEMKDRKLRLEDAINATKAAVEEGIVPGGGTTLAHLAPQLEAWASDNLSGEELLGAQIVTRALTAPLSRIAENAGFNGAVIVEQVKEKDFNIGYDAANNQFVDMFEAGIVDPAKVTRSGLQNAASIASMVLTTECIVVDKPEPKAPAAGAGAGMGGDFDY
- the groES gene encoding co-chaperone GroES, which codes for MAAVTLSVSTVKPLGDRILVKVSEAEEKTAGGILLPDTAKEKPQVGEVVQVGPGKRDDNGSFQPVEVKVGDKVLYSKYAGTDIKLGTDDYVLLRESDILAALG
- a CDS encoding Dethiobiotin synthetase, which codes for MDFETSREFVVRQTLGTREDLPDTFIACLRQGKPPVPGQVTSLLLALKALFEGLKNEPTLDRTLTQALFILSYESRQLYAQGQKAGVVWPPLLDEDLGRIGKAAQSIVFGEWQG
- a CDS encoding DegT/DnrJ/EryC1/StrS aminotransferase family protein; its protein translation is MTIPSPLAAPLAVPFVDLTWQHGPLQETIQGVINAVITQGDFVLGQALADFEANFALACGTQFGVGVGCGTDAIALGLIACGVASGDEVILPANTFVATLMGVLRSGATPVFVDCDRTTALMDLDAAERAITPRTRAILPVHLYGQMVSPQGLLDLAHRHQLIIFEDAAQAHLAQREGYTAGSIGLGAAFSFYPSKNLGALGDGGMFVTGDGLVAGTARSLRNYGATSKYYHTEPQGTNSRLDTMQAAVLNVKLPYLPGWNQARYAIAQHYDRRLAPLVEHGILPMHNDAGPGHIYHLYVVRITDTCPSDRAHLQAQLANAGIQTGIHYPIPCHLQPAFSALGYGPGSFPQAEALSQEILSLPMYPGMTFEQVDYVVDAMVEAVTAAKSVGVLQAVSG
- the crtB gene encoding cyanoexosortase B — protein: MPSLRRYLTPPWAIAALLAILYGPLLLHWVDGWLNKSISIQHEYFSHGLLGLPFAAYIAWGKRQAWGELPNRCHPLGLSLVGLAGLMYLTRLPDWMNLSLPIMLVGLCLSLKAVEGLRLQAISLILVALATPNQLPYLIEPYVLPLQRLIALVAGFLLVQLGIPVTVENIYLFVNGQTVEVAPHCAGLKMLFTGLYVALMLAYWTGAYTSRLRTALFFSGTVAISVVGNILRNAFLSYFHGTGRDGAFDWLHESWGGDLYSALMLLTIILLLRLIQERVPDRLNLAVQSPSSSV
- a CDS encoding cyanoexosortase B system-associated protein: MTPQPSSASLLPSRWVNLVLVVVLTALAGMAIVPAYLSGQWPWANSPQVAQIDQLRALQKEGLTLPGWQQTTVEPVPINRQTWTLVEYRADSPEAQSAPVQQFAVLLYPQPWHSNQPQLEWIDLAGAQKWRIESRRRLKVTSPQTGPVEARFFRAWGDRQSFAIVQWYALPSGGHPSPSHWFWANQWSQLTQHRLTPWVAVSLLLPMEPLGTIDAYQPLAETLTGLIQQQITAATFK
- a CDS encoding sigma-70 family RNA polymerase sigma factor; this translates as MTNATNTPPKQPANHGPSYDLVQEFVTAVSYLLMPDEFKGTALYKFLIRFARQWHIANIDLDDVVIEGIKRGVEYILKHDQPIKKPEVWLRQVCLNILRGKVDTTIKDERKVAMATQLAQHPKNPLMESELIEQLEYLEVALNRLSKDDQELIRMKFLYRKTYEQIRQHYKYMAASEDVVVPSAQALRKRESRALERLRKVFLELYEGGASKFY